TTTACCCCACCTACATACCTACCCACTACCAGACCCACACCCTTATTATCACAACCCTCAAAGACAGTACCTCACAACCATATATAATCCCCCAAAATTTAACAAAACCCGTTTATGTAGCTTAATCAACCTAAAGCAAGACTAATCAACCTAATCAACCTAAAGCAACCTGAAAATGCCTAGACGGATTCATACATCCTATAAACAGACAGGTTTGGTCCTAGCCTTTCTATTAACTCTTAGCAAGATTACACATGCAAGTATCCCCGCCCCAGTGAAAACACCCTCTAAATCACCACAATCAAAAGGAGTAAGTATCAAGCACGTATAACGCAGCTCAAAACACTTTGCTCAGCCACACCCCCACGGGAAACAGCAGTGACAAACCTTTAGCAATAAACGAAAGTTTAACTAAGCTATGCTGCACCCACGGTTGGTTAATTTCGTGCCAGACACTGCGGCCATACGATTAACCCAAGCTGATCGAAACCGGCGTAAAGAGTGTTTTAGatctattttaataaaactaaacTCCATCTAAGTTGTAAAAAACACCAGGTGACGTAAAATAAACTACGAAAGTGGCTTTAAAGCTTCTGAATATACAATAGCTAAGATCCAAACGGATTAGATACCCCACTATGCTTAGCCCTAAACCTCAATAGTTAGAACAACAAAACTACTCGCCAGAATACTACAAGCAACAGCTTGAAACTCAAAGGACTTGGCAGTGCTTCATATCCCTCTAGAGGAGCCTGTTCTATAATCGATAAACTCCGATTCACCTCACCACCTCTCGCCTAGTCTATATACCGCCATCCTCAGCAAACCCTAATAAAGGTTATAAAGTAAGCATAAGTGCCCCCGCAAAAACGTTAGGTCAAGGTGTAGCTTATGAGGTGGTAAGAAATGGGCTACATTTTCTACCCCAGAAAACCCCACAATAGCTCTTATGAAATCTAAGAGCCCAAGGAGGATTTAACAGTATATTAAGAGCAGAGTGCTTAATTGAATAAGGCCATAAAGCACGCACACACTGCCCGTCACCCTCCTCAAATATATTTAAGGATCAACTTAACTAAACACGCCTCATATCTATATAGAGGAGATAAGTCGTAACACGGTAAGTGTACTGGAAAGTGCACTTGGATAAACCAAGGCATAGCTTAATATAAATCATCCGGCTTACACCCTGaagacctcattttaatttgattgccTTGAGCTAACGCTAGCCGCAAACCCAATCAATACTAATACCAAATAACTTCTACTAAACCATTCACTCGTACAAAAGTATAGGCGATAGAAATTTTATCCTGGTGCTATAGACACAGTGCCGTAAgggaaagatgaaaaaagacCAACCAAGCACAAAACAGTAAGGACACACCCCTATACCTTCTGCATAATGAATTAACCAGAGACAACTTCGCAAAGAGAACTAGAGCCAAGTTCCTCGAAACCAGACAAGCTACCCAAAAACAGCTAAAAGAGCACACCCGTCTATGTGGTAAAATAGTGGGAAGATTTCTGGGTAGAGGTGACAAGCCTACCGAGCCCGGTGATAGCTGGTTATCCAAGATAGAATCTTGGTTCAACCTTAAGTTTACCTACAGAATCACTTAATCCCCTTGTAAACTTAACTGTTAGTCTAAAGAGGGACAGCTCTTTAGACACTAGAATAAAACCTTGTATAGAGAGTAAAAAAATCCAATTTCCATAGTTGGCCCAAAAGCAGCCATCAATTAAGAAAGCGTTCAAGCTCAACATCAAACACCTAAAAAATCCCAAACATACTACTGAACTCCTCGCATCACATTGGATTAATCCATTATTTCATAGAAGCAACAATGTTAGTATAAGTAACATGAAAATTTTCTCCACCGCATAAGCCTACATCAGACAAGAATTTCACCGATACTTAACAGTCCAATATttacaaacacaaacaaaactaaTACTACTCACACTGTTAACCCAACACAGGCATGCTTCcaaggaaaagttaaaaaaagtaaaaggaactcgGCAAACTTAACCCCGCCTGTTTACCAAAACATCACCTCTAGCATTACCAGTATTAGAGGCACCGCCTGCCAAGTGACACGTGTTTAACGGCCGCGGTACCCTGACCGTGCAAAGGTAGCATAATCACTTGTTCCTTAAATAGGGACTTGTATGAATGGCACCACGAGGGTTCAACTGTCTCTTACTTTTAACCAGTGAAATTGACCTGCCCGTGAAGAGGCGGACATAAGATAATACGATAAGAAGACCCTATGGAGCTTTAATTTACTAATGCAATCTAAACCATACAAATCTGTGGACTTTAACTCACTACACctgcattaaaaattttggttGGGGTGACCTCGGAGCATAACTCAGCCTCCGAACAACCTATGCTAAGGCTACACCAGCCAAAGCGAATCAATGCCCGCAATTGATCCAATAACTTGACCAAGTGAACAAGTTACCCTAGGGATAACAGTGCAATCCTATTTTAGAGTCCATATCGACAATAGGGTTTACGACCTCGATGTTGGATCAGGACATCCTAATGGTGCAGCAGCTATCAAGGGTTCGTTTGTTCAACGATTAAAGTCCTACGTGATCTGAATTCAGACCGGAGCAATCCAGGTCGGTTTCTATCTATTCTATATTTCTCCCTGTACGAAAGGATAAGAGAAATAGGGCCCACTTCATAAAGCGCTGTCTTtccatagaaagagaaaaaatgagtcAGAATAAGAAATAAGCATTGAAAAATATCTCTAGGTCTATCTGGAAGCAGGAGTCAAAGTTAGTaaaccagacttttttttttccctaatgttCTATTTTGTGAGTAATTGGAATCATGagtcattattttaatttccttctagAGAAACGATGCAGAAATCCAGAATTAATCAATGGGATAGTGGAAGTTAAGAAAGATCTTCTCCTTGGTTCAACCATAGAATTCAGCTGCTCAGAGGGGTGAGTATAAGGCAACCTAGAAGcaataatttccttttcattaatttttataaggAGTTAACGCATTtatatgtttcaaaaataaaagtggcATAAAAAGATATACATCAATAATTCTCACTTCCACCCCATCCTCATTCATCCCATTTCTCTCTACCCTCTGACAGAAAATGACATTGATTAGTTTCAGATTTATCGCTTTAGTGTTTACTTCTATAAATACAAGTGAGTACAAGTATTTTTATCAacatttttcctcctttattaTAACAGAAGATATCTGACTGCGTACATCGTTTTGaaccttgcttttgtttttttcacttacaacattgctatggactgaatttttTTGATattccctcaaaattcatatctgaatccccagtgtgatggtatttggagatggggcctttgggagataattaggtcatgGGAGCGGAGTCCTCATGTGGGGATTAGTGTCCTCATAAAAAGACTcgagagctctctctctctctctctctctctctccctctttctctgccatgcgaggacacagcaggaagtcaaaccatctgcaaaccaggaagtgggccctcaccagaacctaaCTATGTTGgtaccctgatctcagacttcctagcttccagcactgtgagaaataaattcctgttgtttaaggcatccagtctatgatattttgttaaagCAACCAGAAACATCTAAGACAAATATGTACTAGAGATCTTTGACATTCATGCACCAAGTGTTTCCTCattctctctgtctgtgtgtatatatgtgtttacaGCTGCAAAGTTTTCTAACGCATGTATCATAGCTTATCATAGTTTATTTAATGATTCCTACTGATGGACTTTTGTGTGTTTCCAATCTTTTCCTGTTACATACAATGTCCTGATGCgtactttatatatatgttatgttatatgtattaatatagaGAGATGTTTGTAGGACAAattcccagaagtgggattgttggattaaAGAGAAGATGCTTTGAAATTTTGctaaatattgccaaattgctcttTATAAACtgtaatattttgtaatataaacaAATGCCTTTGTCTTTACCTCCGTGATTCACTATTTTATcaaacttttgaatttttgcctattaaaaagagaaaaaatttctgtatagtattttttaagttttttattttttcagacctCTCAGGGatgaaaaactttttattttgagataagtgtAGGTTCAcatgcaaatgttaaaaaaatacagaaagaatccATATCTTTCTCTAGATGGCCTTCACATTGTCTTGGCATCATTTATTAACAGATCTACACCTAACTCATATGAgagaatatcttttaaaaatacatatttaattctTCAGTGTATATTAGTCTTTTTTAGATGTCCTATTCAATGCTTTTAGTCTTTCTGTATATTCATGCAACCAGGTCCTTTCTCTTGAATTTTTAGTGCGCAATGTCACTTAGAGGTATCTGCCTGACTGttctatttttatagttttcctatgtttgcttgtttatatttctatatgAACTTTTAAATTGGTTGAGTTTCACTTTTAATTGATTGTATTAAGCTTTTAAATGAACTTTAAGAGAATAGACATTTTATGATGTTGCATCTTGCCAGCCAAGACTTCCCATTTGTCCTAgtcgtctgtgtgtgtgtggctgtgtgtgtgtgtttccggACTGTTTTAAAGTTTTCCCCATTTACATTTTTCAATTCTTATGTTTAGTCTTtgctatcttattttatttttgtcttatttttgagATTGCAAATGGTGTCTTTTATTCCGTTATATCTCCTAacaatttttattcatatatatggaAACtacttatttctatatattaatcTCCTATCTCAGCTAATACCTTGAATTTCCTTATTACTTGTAATAGTCTATCAGTTGGTGATATGACTTggatttgtccccacccaaatctcattttgaattgtagctcccataattcccacatgtggtAGAAAGGACCCcatgggagataactgaatcttggagtgggggcggtttcccccatattgttctcatggtGATGATTAAGTCTCACGAAATCTGAttattttataaggggtttcccctttcacttagcactcattctttcttgcctgttgccatgtaagacatgccttttccCTTCCACCAAGATtttgaggcttcctcagccatgtggaattgtcagtccattaaacctctttttctttataaactacccaggctcaggtatgtctttatcagcagtgtgaaaacggactaatacagttggATTTTCTTGGGATTTCCAGATATGTAATTATGTAATCTGAAAATAATGattctgttattttctcttttccaatttttgtatttctaattccTTTTTCTTACGTACTTATGCTAGCAATTACctcaaataaaaaattgataCCAGTTATTGTTCTCTTATTCTTGGCTCTAGCAGAAATGACTAGCAAGCATTTTCTTCCTAAATTTAGTGGAGCTGTATCTCCACTGATTCCCATTATATTGAACATTTTTGGCCAAAACTAATTGttgattatttttcaaatgccACTTTAGTGACTATTAAGatgatgatttatttttcttaatagatTTATTAATATCATGTATatattagtctgctcaggctgtcataacaaaataccaaaatccCATGGACTACGacagttctggagtctagaaGTCTCAGAACAAGGTCCCGCAGGGTTTGGTTCCTGTTGAGGGCTCCCCACCTGGGTTGCAGATGACTGGTTGTCCTCTCACTGTGTCCACACATGACCTTTCCCTGGTGTCAGCATGAGGGCGCAGGGACTGCAAGTGGGAGATCTTTGTGGtgttttttcttataaggacTTTAATCTTATTGGATCAGGGCCCCACCCTTCTGAACATTAATTACTTCCTTATGCAAATATAGCCACACAAAGGGATTAGGGCTTCCACATACAAATTTTGAGTAGGTACATTCAGTCTATAACAAGGTATTCTGTATTAATATATTTCCTAATTTTGAAGAATCCTTTTATTCTTGAAATAAAACTGTACTATTTGGTCattgtataattttcttttaaagtgttCCTGGACTgtgtttgataatattttattcagGAGCTTATTGTTGATATTCAgagtaaattcttttttaaaaggcaaaaagccctagaagaaagaCTGGGACTTGTCAAGAGCAAGAACAATGAGATGATAATCAGGAAGTTAGGAACCTAAGAGTTCCTACGAAACTCTCAGGTTTATGAGAGTAAACCAAGctctagaagccagaagaaaGATTCAAATTAGAGGTCAGAGTACTAGTACACATCAGTAATGTGTCTTGCTCCTTTATTTAAAGGAAACTACATGACAAACTCGAGTGAACCACTTACTTGTTTTGAGCTGCTTGATTTATAGCTTGTTAGGGAGAGTGTAAGATTTAAGCCAAGTCCTCAGATTTTAGGTGTAAAGCTTgttctgttctatttttattcattgcAGATGGGTACCATGTGATACAAAGAAAAAACTTAAGTTGCTTAGACAAGCTagagcattttaaaattgaaCAAATAAACCCTTTGCTTGATATGAGAAAATGTAACTGCAAGCTGGCCTAAATGGTCATTAGTAATCAAGAAAGCattatttgttcatttcaaaatatttaataaaaatttgtttctttttttctttaacaggaGGAAATTACAGTGTTTATTGGTGCAACATACATGTGGGAGAGCTTGGTGATGAGTAACTCAAAGGGGGTGATTCGAATTTGGGGCTTATATACCATTTTAGTAGGTGATGGGAGAAAGGCACTTATGGGAAGCAAATGACTCTTTagaaagataaatacattttcagGAGAACAAACAGGAGATAAGAAAGTTcgcaaaaatatatatttttac
This DNA window, taken from Macaca mulatta isolate MMU2019108-1 chromosome 1, T2T-MMU8v2.0, whole genome shotgun sequence, encodes the following:
- the LOC100499547 gene encoding MTRNR2-like, with product MAPRGFNCLLLLTSEIDLPVKRRT